From Coffea arabica cultivar ET-39 chromosome 10e, Coffea Arabica ET-39 HiFi, whole genome shotgun sequence, one genomic window encodes:
- the LOC140015173 gene encoding uncharacterized mitochondrial protein AtMg00310-like has product MAMTTYAMSCFKLSSKLCKYISSRMARFWWGEKDGKSKLHWCSWKKLAQEKENGGLGFKDLLRFNRALLGKQSIMGAREEVEEGIRRKIGNGRSTMVWDDKGGGKGESRSIR; this is encoded by the exons ATGGCGATGACCACCTATGCTATGTCATGTTTTAAATTGTCATCTAAGCTGTGTAAATACATTAGTTCCAGGATGGCTAGATTCTGGTGGGGTGAGAAAGATGGAAAAAGCAAACTGCATTGGTGTTCCTGGAAGAAGTTGGCTCAAGAAAAGGAGAATGGAGGGTTGGGTTTCAAAGACCTGCTGAGATTTAACAGAGCATTGCTGGGGAAACAG AGTATTATGGGAGCAAGAGAGGAGGTGGAGGAAGGTATAAGGAGGAAGATAGGAAATGGGAGGAGCACAATGGTATGGGACGACAAAGGTGGTGGAAAAGGAGAAAGCAGAAGCATTAGGTGA